In the Defluviitalea raffinosedens genome, one interval contains:
- a CDS encoding encapsulin-associated ferritin-like protein translates to MDYHEPVELLDEKARDIARVLHSLQEEVEAVNWYHQRVSATRDPQVKAILAHNRDEEIEHAVMAIEWLRRNLPAWDKELRTYLFTEGPITNIEEEGNEDHSSISKTTSSYLSIGNMKK, encoded by the coding sequence ATGGATTATCATGAACCGGTAGAATTGCTTGATGAAAAAGCCAGAGATATTGCCAGAGTGCTTCATAGTTTACAAGAAGAAGTGGAAGCAGTGAATTGGTATCATCAAAGGGTTTCAGCTACCCGAGATCCTCAGGTCAAAGCAATTTTGGCCCATAATCGTGACGAAGAAATCGAGCATGCAGTAATGGCAATCGAGTGGCTTAGAAGAAATCTTCCTGCATGGGATAAAGAACTTCGTACATACTTATTTACGGAAGGCCCAATTACAAATATTGAAGAAGAAGGAAACGAAGATCATTCCTCTATAAGTAAAACCACTTCATCTTATTTATCCATTGGAAATATGAAGAAATAA
- a CDS encoding family 1 encapsulin nanocompartment shell protein, which produces MDILKRSLAPLTDEAWKEIETRAQEVFESYLSARKFIHVEGPLGWNYTVLAEGRLTNIEGKDGEVYTGIYEAKPLIETRINFELSRWEMDNLIRGAKDIDLSPLEEAARKSALFEENVLYNGHASANIQGLQNASSHKPLPFGNNGSEIMDAITEGMLLLKRSFTKKPYTLVVGKEALKRIQREIQGDSLNKRITELLGGDIVYSEVADGALLVPYDHEDLEMTIGRDFSIGYETADEKRVQLFITESFTFRILDPDLIVKFTI; this is translated from the coding sequence ATGGATATTCTAAAGAGAAGTTTAGCTCCCCTGACGGACGAAGCTTGGAAAGAAATAGAAACAAGAGCTCAAGAAGTCTTTGAATCCTATCTGTCTGCCAGAAAATTCATCCATGTAGAAGGCCCTTTAGGCTGGAATTACACCGTTCTTGCTGAAGGACGTTTAACCAATATAGAAGGAAAAGATGGAGAAGTTTATACAGGAATCTATGAAGCTAAACCTCTCATCGAAACAAGAATTAATTTTGAACTGAGCAGATGGGAAATGGATAATCTCATCCGGGGAGCAAAAGACATCGATTTGTCTCCTCTTGAAGAAGCAGCCAGAAAATCTGCACTATTCGAAGAAAATGTATTATACAACGGTCATGCTTCGGCCAATATTCAGGGTTTGCAAAATGCCTCGTCTCATAAACCTCTTCCTTTTGGAAACAATGGTTCGGAAATTATGGATGCCATTACCGAAGGAATGTTGCTTTTAAAACGTTCTTTTACCAAAAAACCTTATACCCTGGTCGTTGGGAAAGAAGCTTTAAAGAGAATTCAAAGAGAAATACAAGGGGATTCCTTAAATAAACGCATCACTGAATTACTGGGAGGCGACATTGTATATAGTGAAGTCGCGGATGGAGCCCTTTTAGTACCTTATGACCATGAAGATTTAGAAATGACCATAGGAAGGGATTTTTCCATCGGTTACGAAACCGCTGATGAAAAAAGAGTTCAGCTCTTTATAACCGAATCTTTTACTTTCAGAATTCTGGATCCCGACCTCATTGTTAAATTTACAATTTAA
- a CDS encoding D-2-hydroxyacid dehydrogenase: MSKICILDSKTLGNDIDLSLFKEFGTLTVYDTTAPHEVVDRIADQDIIITNKVRLHSENLPAAKNLKLICITATGTNNVDLNYTREHGIAVTNVAGYSTNTVAQHTFAMAFYLMEHLPYYDQYVKSGDYCKSDIFTHLDKPFHELEGKTWGIIGLGAIGQKVAQLADAFGCNVIYYSTSGKNTNPNYKQVDLDTLLSNSDIVSIHAPLNENTKNLITYEKLSKMKASAILLNLGRGSIVNEEDLARALDAQLIAGAALDVLEHEPMEENNPLLKIQNKDRLLITPHIAWASIEARRRLVHEVAENIRAFLNGINRNRV, translated from the coding sequence ATGAGTAAAATATGTATTTTAGATTCTAAAACGCTGGGAAACGATATTGATTTATCCCTGTTTAAAGAGTTTGGAACCCTCACTGTATATGACACAACTGCACCTCATGAAGTTGTAGACAGAATTGCAGACCAGGATATTATTATAACAAATAAAGTACGACTTCATTCAGAAAATCTGCCTGCTGCCAAAAATCTTAAATTAATCTGCATTACTGCTACTGGTACAAATAATGTAGATTTAAATTATACCAGAGAACATGGTATTGCCGTTACCAATGTTGCCGGATATTCTACAAACACCGTTGCTCAACATACCTTTGCAATGGCCTTTTACCTTATGGAACATTTACCTTATTACGATCAGTATGTAAAATCCGGAGACTACTGCAAAAGTGATATTTTCACCCATCTGGACAAACCTTTTCATGAACTAGAAGGAAAAACCTGGGGTATTATCGGCTTAGGTGCTATTGGTCAAAAAGTAGCCCAATTAGCCGATGCTTTTGGCTGTAATGTAATCTATTACTCTACATCAGGCAAAAATACTAACCCAAATTACAAACAGGTAGACTTGGATACCTTACTGAGTAACTCAGATATTGTTTCTATCCATGCGCCTTTAAATGAAAACACTAAAAATCTGATTACTTATGAAAAATTGTCCAAAATGAAAGCAAGCGCCATTTTATTAAATCTAGGCCGTGGCAGTATCGTAAATGAAGAAGACCTTGCCAGGGCATTAGATGCTCAACTTATTGCTGGTGCTGCCCTGGATGTGCTGGAACATGAACCTATGGAAGAGAATAACCCTCTCCTAAAAATTCAAAATAAAGACAGACTACTCATTACGCCCCATATTGCCTGGGCAAGTATAGAAGCAAGACGTCGACTCGTTCATGAAGTTGCAGAGAATATTCGCGCCTTCTTAAACGGCATAAATAGAAACCGAGTGTAA
- a CDS encoding pyridoxal phosphate-dependent aminotransferase encodes MISNKMKTLVANSSVIRAMFEEGKRLAKIHGEENVFDFSLGNPNVEPPEHIKASILKILNEESPNLVHGYMNNSGYEDVRSKIAEFINKKHGLDLSYESIVMTCGAAGGLNILLKVLLNPGEEVIVFAPFFGEYNNYVNNFDGKLVTVPPDIDTFEPNIEELKKKITSKTKAVIINSPNNPTGVVYSEKAIKELAKTLSEKEEELGISIYLISDEPYREIVYDGVEVPYILKYYKNAFIGYSYSKSLSLPGERIGYIVANPKMDDFEDIMAALNVANRILGFVNAPSLFQRVIADCLDAEVDVNIYKRNRDLLYNHLIEIGFKCIKPEGAFYLFPRTPIEDDKKFCEDAKQFNLLLVPGSTFGCPGHIRLSYCISYEKIKNSLPAFSKLAKLYNMK; translated from the coding sequence ATTCGGGCAATGTTTGAAGAAGGAAAGCGATTAGCAAAGATTCATGGAGAAGAAAATGTATTTGACTTTAGCTTGGGCAATCCTAATGTAGAACCACCGGAGCACATTAAAGCATCCATCCTGAAAATATTAAATGAAGAATCTCCAAATTTAGTACACGGTTATATGAACAATTCCGGATACGAAGATGTGAGAAGTAAGATTGCTGAGTTTATTAACAAAAAACATGGTTTAGATTTGTCCTATGAGAGCATTGTTATGACCTGTGGTGCAGCAGGGGGACTGAATATTCTTTTAAAAGTTCTTTTAAATCCTGGAGAAGAAGTCATCGTTTTTGCACCTTTCTTTGGGGAATATAACAACTATGTTAATAATTTTGACGGAAAGCTTGTTACTGTTCCACCGGATATTGATACCTTTGAACCAAACATAGAAGAATTAAAGAAAAAAATAACCAGCAAGACAAAAGCAGTAATCATCAATTCTCCTAATAATCCAACAGGTGTTGTATACTCAGAGAAAGCGATTAAAGAACTGGCAAAAACTTTATCAGAAAAAGAAGAAGAGTTAGGAATCAGTATATATCTGATCTCAGATGAGCCTTACAGAGAAATCGTATACGATGGCGTAGAAGTGCCGTATATTTTAAAATACTATAAAAATGCATTTATTGGTTATTCTTATAGTAAATCTCTGTCTCTTCCGGGAGAGAGAATAGGGTATATTGTGGCGAATCCTAAGATGGATGATTTTGAAGATATAATGGCTGCACTCAATGTTGCCAACAGAATTTTAGGCTTTGTCAATGCCCCATCTCTGTTCCAAAGAGTCATTGCTGACTGCCTTGATGCTGAAGTAGATGTAAATATATACAAACGTAACAGAGACTTACTGTATAATCATTTAATTGAGATCGGCTTTAAGTGTATTAAACCGGAAGGAGCTTTCTATTTGTTTCCCAGAACGCCTATTGAGGATGATAAGAAGTTCTGTGAAGATGCAAAGCAATTCAATTTACTATTAGTCCCTGGTTCAACTTTTGGCTGCCCTGGGCATATTCGATTGTCTTATTGCATTTCTTATGAGAAAATCAAAAATTCCTTACCTGCTTTTAGTAAGCTGGCGAAATTGTATAATATGAAATAA